From Funiculus sociatus GB2-C1, a single genomic window includes:
- a CDS encoding glycerophosphodiester phosphodiesterase yields MFRSLKLVLLATAALALVPVGEAAAATLTGAPPIVIGHRGASGYRPEHTLAAYELAIDMGADYIEPDVVSTKDGVLIARHENEISGTTDVSSRPEFADRYTTKIIDGAEVEGWFTEDFTLAEIKTLRAKERLPQLRSTAYDGLYEVPTLQEVIDLAKRKSAETGRTIGIYPETKHPTYFNSVGLSLEEPLVEILTANGYTDADDAVFIQSFEVANLQRLNTLTDVSLVQLFGGSGSQPYDFVVSGDSRTYGDLVTSTGLAGIAEYAQGIGPSKGLIIPSATVDRDGDGKADDLNGDGVISDADRPLKEPTTLIDDAHAAGLLVHAYTFRNEDFFLAPEYNGNPELEYERFLKLGLDGLFSDFPDTAVAVRNRVAGNPNQAVPEPSSLAILGILPLAEILRRRQNQGGKKAKKAIASS; encoded by the coding sequence ATGTTTCGTTCTTTGAAGTTGGTATTATTAGCAACGGCAGCTTTGGCACTTGTACCTGTTGGTGAAGCAGCAGCCGCAACTTTAACGGGCGCACCCCCGATTGTAATTGGACACCGGGGAGCCAGTGGCTATCGCCCAGAGCATACGCTGGCTGCTTATGAGTTAGCAATTGACATGGGGGCTGACTATATTGAACCAGACGTAGTTTCAACTAAAGACGGCGTTCTGATTGCTCGTCATGAAAACGAAATTTCTGGAACCACCGATGTTTCCAGTCGTCCAGAATTTGCTGACCGTTACACCACTAAAATTATTGATGGGGCAGAAGTAGAAGGCTGGTTTACCGAAGACTTCACTCTAGCAGAAATCAAAACTCTCCGCGCCAAAGAGCGTCTTCCCCAGCTGCGTAGTACAGCTTATGACGGTTTATACGAAGTTCCTACTCTGCAAGAGGTTATTGACCTAGCCAAGCGCAAAAGTGCGGAAACTGGTCGCACCATTGGTATTTACCCGGAAACCAAGCACCCCACGTACTTTAATTCTGTGGGTTTATCGCTGGAAGAACCTTTAGTAGAAATCCTCACGGCTAACGGGTACACTGATGCTGACGATGCGGTTTTCATTCAGTCTTTTGAAGTTGCAAACCTACAACGACTGAACACCTTAACGGATGTCTCTCTAGTTCAGTTGTTTGGTGGAAGTGGCTCTCAGCCGTATGATTTTGTTGTCAGTGGGGACTCTCGGACTTATGGCGACTTGGTAACTTCTACAGGATTAGCAGGTATTGCCGAATATGCACAAGGGATTGGCCCTTCAAAAGGGTTAATTATACCTTCTGCAACTGTGGATCGCGATGGGGATGGTAAAGCTGACGATCTGAATGGGGATGGTGTGATCAGCGATGCTGACAGGCCATTAAAAGAACCTACCACGCTGATTGATGACGCTCACGCGGCGGGTTTGCTTGTTCATGCCTATACTTTCCGCAATGAGGACTTTTTCCTGGCTCCAGAATACAACGGAAACCCAGAACTGGAGTACGAAAGGTTCCTTAAACTTGGCCTTGATGGCTTGTTTAGCGATTTCCCAGATACTGCTGTTGCTGTCCGCAACCGTGTGGCTGGAAATCCAAATCAAGCAGTTCCCGAACCAAGTTCGTTAGCAATATTGGGTATTTTACCGTTAGCAGAAATTCTGCGCCGTCGGCAAAATCAAGGTGGGAAGAAAGCAAAAAAAGCGATCGCATCCTCATAG